DNA sequence from the Chitinophaga flava genome:
GATACAATGTTGCCGTAGAACCGCCCTGGTAAGGGAACTCAAACTGCAACAGTTCATTGGCATCCACCTCTGCATGGTAAACCTTGTCAGAGGTCATTTTATCTTCGTCTTCAGAATATCTCCAGGCACTGGCAACGGCAGCTTCGCCTTCTTTGGGGTCGGTTCCGGATACTTGCACTTTAGTTGAATCGTTAACAGCCTTGGTAGCCTTTCCAACTTTCGCCAGATTTGAGATGAATCCAATGACAAACAGCGCTCCGAAAACAATCAAAACAATTTTTACAACTTTTTTCATTTATTATATTTTTTTTCAATTCAATGTATTGATAATTGAATAAAATTGCGAATGCTTTTTAACCTCAGAAACATTAACATCCAGTACCACAGAGGATTAGCGCAGAAATACAGCAGTATCTTTACTGACAACTTTTTTATCAAGTATCCTTTAAAAACAATAAATGATCTCCCTAACTTTTTTGCCAGACAACATATAAAGGATTATTACAGGACCTTTGTAACGGAACACTAATTCAGGAAGATGGAATATGACGTGATCATTATCGGAGGAGGCCAGAGTGCACTGGCAGTAGCTTATTATCTCAGGCGTACGTCCCTGCGTTATTTACTATTGGACAGTGAAGCCCGCCCTGGTGGCGCCTGGCAGCATGCCTGGCATTCTCTGTCGTTGTTCTCTCCGGCGCAATGGAGCTCACTGCCCGGCATATTCATGCCAGGCGGACAGCAGCATTATCCCAGTCGCGACGAAACCATCCACTATCTGCAGGAATATGAAAACCGGTACCAGTTTCCGGTACAAAGACCAGTGAAAGTACTGAGCGTAGAAAAAGAAGGAAACATTTACCTCCTGCAAACAAGCGCCGGCAGCTACCGCGCGCGCGCAGTGGTGAGTGCTACCGGTAGTTTTGCCAATCCGTATATCCCGGATATTCCCGGCAAAGACCTCTTCCTCGGCAATATCCTGCACTCCTCCCAATACCGCGAACCAGGCGCTTTCAGCGGACAACGGGTAGCCATTGTAGGCGAAGGTAATTCCGGTGCACAACTGCTCGCTGATATATCACCAGTCGCCGATACCCTGTGGATTACACGACAGGCACCCGAATTCCTGCCCGACCATATCGATGGCAAATATCTTTTTGACGCAGCCACCATGCAATATGAAGCTATGCAGCAGGGGAAAGACTTTCAGCGTCCTTCCCTTGGCCATATTGTGATGGTGCCTTCCGTTAAAACAGCCAGGGCCAATGGTGTGTACCAACACTATCTACCCTCTTTCGACTATTTCTATCCCGAAGGAATTGGCTGGAAAGATGGAAAAAAAGAAACAGCCGATGCCGTTATATTCTGTACCGGCTTCCGCCCTGTACTCGAACATCTTCGGCCACTGGGTATTATCCATCCCAACGGAAGGATAGAAACCAAAGGCACCAGAGCCACCACCATAGCAGGTTTGTGGCTGGTAGGCTACGGACAATGGACCGGCTTTGCCTCTGCCACCCTGATCGGCGTAGGCAGGACAGCCCGACAGACTGTTGATGAACTCAACAACTATCTGCAATAACCCCTAACAACGGGTTATTGCAGCCGGATGGTTTGTTCCGTTGGCTTTGCAAATTCAGCCTTCAGGTCCAGCTTAGTGAGTTTCGAATTGTCCAGTTTATACACCAGCACCAACTCCATGTCCGTGATATTGATAAAACTGGAATACAGGGTACCGTATTCCCGATGATGAGGGCCCATGGCTTTGGGCTGTACAGCCCTGGCGGCAATATTTCCTATTTCTTTGAGCCCTGCCGGCTTTCCAGCGGCCTGCAGTTGTTTCACCGCAGCCTCCATCGCAGCATAACGCGGACAGGGATAATTTCCTTTTTCCTTATCAGTTAACAGGAAGTTGGTTGCCATCAGCACATTGTCTTTAATATTGATCAGGTTTCTTTTGCCATCTACCCACTCTACCACAGTGGCATGTCCGAACCTGTCTCCCAGCAACATATGGCCATCTGTGAGCGCCACCTTCTTTTCTTCCAGCAATGTAAGCGCTTCTTCTACTGTGCTGCAAGTCGCCAGTATCTCATCACCCAGGTTGCCGGAAGGATTACTGTATCCTTTTATCCGTTTCTCCAGCGGTGTGGTAGCCCCATCAAAAAACAAACCTGCTTCATTCACCCCTCCCTGCGCTCTGCCATTCCATCCGTACCATAGCCGGGCCAGCTGGTTATCTTTATGCGGAAGAATTTTAATATAAGGGTTTACATCATACCAGTAGTCTTCATTATTCACTGCATAAATCTTTCCCGTTTGTGCATCTATGTAATACAAAATAGAACAGGCTGCAGCAGGCAATACGCCTGTGAACAAACAAAGCCAGCAAAGCAGGATGAAAGGTTTCATGTTGTGAGGTTATTTCAGTGAATTTAAATATTAATTTCCTTCTTCTTCCTGAACACTGTTGACTCACGATAAATTTCATTTATCTTTTTTCGGTATCGGTAAAGAGAATCGTTAGCTTTACGATATACCTTTTTTCATGAAAAAAAATATTTCCGTTTTCGCCCTATTGGCGTTACTGCTGTCGTTAGCCGTTGCCGCCCAACAGCAGCCCACAGCCTATTCCCTGGTTCATTCCACCGCAAACCCCAAGCACGTTGACAGTATAAAAGCCGCTATCCGCGGGATAGACGCGCATGTTTTTCAGCCTTATCAATTCAGGACTATCAAATATCGTTTACTCACACCACTGTCTGTTGGTCGCAACAAACGTTATCCACTGGTGCTGGTGCTGCATGGTTCCGGAGCGGTGGGCACAGACAATATCAGCCAGCTGGGTATACTGGCTAAGATGTGGGCCATGCAGGACATCAGGAAGGACTATCCCGCATATGTAGTAGCACCACAGTTTCCGGAGCGTTCTTCCAATTATGTGATGGATAGCATTCGGGGGATGCTGGTATCAGTACCTGGCCCCAATACCAATACGGTGTTACAACTCATTGATTCCTTAAAGCAGGTATTGTCTGTGGATACCAACAGAATTTATGTGATAGGTTTTTCGATGGGCGCGTCCAGTGTTTACAACAGCATTGGTCTGCGGCCAGGTCTCTTTGCGGCCGGGGTGGCTGTTTCCGGCATACCCGACTTCAACCACCTGCCGGTGCTGGCTTCCACGCCATTATGGACTATCCATGGCAACGCAGACCATGAAAATCCATTCCGCACTGATTCCTTGTTACAGCAAACGCTACGGGGCAGCCGGCAGCGCTTCTGGGAAGCAGACCAGCTGGGCCATGAGATATACAGTGAACTTTATACCACGGCTATATTACCGGCATGGTTGTTTAGTCAGCAGCGTTAATGCCTGATCAGCCCGAGATCCAGTGAATAGGGCGGTTGGCCGTTCATCAGTCCTTTCAGATAAAGGGTGATGGTACCTCTGTCGGCGAGTTTTACACGGGGAATATCGAGAATAGTTTCCATGATGTCTCCATGGAGCTGTTTTACTTTCACCTGGTAGACACCTCCTTTCACCGGTTTAAAACCGGCCACCTCAGCGGGTTTACGGATATTAGCCAGATAAGGCATAGGAGTCGCTGTGAGGCGTACACTGTCTGTTTCCTTAAAGATATCTACCAGTACAGGGGCCGCATCGGGAGAAAGATGCAGAAAACGTACCTGGGCCTGGCCTATGGCTGGCGCTGGTATATTATCGGGCACCAGGGAATAGTTAAGCCTGGAAGGGCTGCCCTGGAGTGTATCATAAATAAAAAGAGAATATTTTTTCCCCTGTTCCACGCACAGATTATCGGCTATCACCACTTTACCATCTTCGGTTTCCACCATCAGGTCGTCTGTGTCTAGTGTGGTAATACTTCTGTAGGCGTTACCATAACGGTTGCTATAGCTGCCGTAGGGAAGTTTGTTCACTCGTTTTCTATCGTTATACACTACGTTTACCGGGCCCGCCTGGGGAGCCGCATTAACAGCCATCAGCAATGCCTGCTGGGCTGCAGGCTTGTTTTTATCCTCCTTACAGGATAAAAGTCCAACAGCAGCAAAAACAGTTAACAGCAAGGTATTCTTTTCCATGATCATCCATTAAATACAAAATGCAGGCCTGACACTGCATTTAAAAAAAGGGCGAAATTAGTTAATCTCTACTCATAAGACATTAAAAAAAAGAAGCCCCCCTATTGCTTATCATTTATTTAACAGGCATCTGAGATTAAAACTCTCTCATCCTGGATTAGAATCCTCTAATGCAGCGCTATATATTCAGTAGTCCCCTTAATTTAGCCCCACATTACTATTATGAATATCTTATTGATAGAAGACGAACCTAGAGTAGCAGCGTTTATCAGAAAAGGACTGGAAGCACATCAACATACGGTAACTGTAGCATACGACGGACAGGATGGTTGCCATGTAGCCATGCAGTATGATTATGATCTGGTGATACTGGACCGGCTCTTGCCTACCTTACATGGACTGGAAGTATGCAGACGTATCAAATCCCATAAAAAGGGCCTGCCGATATTGATGCTCACTGCATTGGGAACCGTCAGGGACAAAGTACAGGGCTTTGAAAGCGGCGCCGATGATTATATGCCCAAACCCTTTCATTTCGATGAACTGCTGGCACGCATCAATGCGCTGCACCGTCGCGGTCAGACCGTAACTCCGGCAGCAGTGTACCGGGTGGCCGACCTGGAACTGAACTGCTATAACCGTACCGTGTTCCGGGATAATAAAGAGATCTTTCTAACTGTAAAAGAGTTCTCTCTGCTGGAAGTGCTGATCACCAATAAAAACAGAGTACTCTCCCGTGCACATATGGCAGAAACAGTATGGGGCATTGACTTTAACAGAGGTACCAACCTCATAGACGTATATATCAATTACCTCCGCGCCAAAGTGGACAAAGGTTTCTCCAAACCGCTCATCCATACCGTTATTGGCGTAGGATATGTATTGAGAGAAATGTAACAATATGACTGTAAGAAACAGGTTATCCCTGCAATTCACTTTTTTGTTTGCCGTGCTCCTCTTCATCCTGCTGGCCGGCATTTATTCCCTGGTGGAAAGAAATCGTAAAATCAGCTTTTACGATAAACTGGAAGACCGGGCCATGACCGTGGCCCAGTTTTATCTCGCAGAAGATAACCTTTCACAGGAAGGTTTCCTCGCAGTCTTAAAAAAATACCCCCGCTCCCTTAATCAGGAAGTAATCAGAATTTACAACAACCAGTTTGAACCGGTATTTATCAAAGAAGATACCGTACGCTGGGACAAAACCACCCTGCAACAGGTGGTTAGCCAGAAACGGATACGCTTCACCCGCAATGGACAGCAGGCCTGCGCCATCTATTATATGGATAACTCCGGTAACTTCATCATCGTAGCCACCGCAGTAGACAGCAACGGTATCGAAAATATGCGGCAGCTGGCCTGGATCATGAGTATAGCCTTCCTGTTATCATTATTAATTACGTATATACTAGGCCGTATTTTCTCCCGCATGGCCCTGAGTCCCATCAATCACGTCATCGATAATGTAAGGACCATCCGGGCCACCAGCCTCGATAAACGCTTACATGTCAATGCTCACAAAACAGACGAAATAGATGAATTATCCATCACCATCAATCATCTGCTTGAACATCTGGAACAATCATTCGAAGCACAACGAGTGTTTATTGCTAATGCTTCGCATGAGCTGAGAACACCTATCACCGCCATTTTGGGAGAAGCAGAAATAGCCCTCCTGCAGAACAGAAACACCGAAGAATATAAAACCACACTACGAAATGTAGTGGAAGACGCCACCAAACTCACCAGCCTTATCAGCAGCCTGCTGGAGCTGGCCCAGGCCAATATGGACAATAATGACCTCCAACAGGTAAGCATGAACGAACTGCTGTGGGAAGTGGTAGATGAATGGAGCAACAACGGACATTATCCCGTGAAAATAGTCTTCCGCTTTGGTCTGGATGTATCGAAGGTAACCATGCAGGGACATCGGCATTTGTTGTTTCTCGCTTTAAGCAATGTCGTTAAAAACGCGATTAAGTTTTCAGCAGGCGAAGAAGTATACTGCGAATTGAATGCCACCGATACACAGATTCATGTTACCGTCAGCGACAAAGGCATCGGTATCCCGGAAGGAGAAACAGAAAAAATATTCCGGCCGTTTTATCGCAGCGCCAATGCTATGTCCTATGCGGGTTTTGGCATCGGACTTTCTCTCACTGAAAAAATTGTACGCCTGCACAACGGTGCTATTCACGTACATTCTTCTTCCGGGGCAGGCACTACATTTCGTTTTGTATTTCCCCGATAAATTAAGACAATATCCATATCTGATACATCAAGACCCTGGCTCCTAAACCGACCAGGGTCTTCGCATGTTTATTACAATTCCAAACTTTTCCCACATTAAAATTTCCTAATAGCTTTCTAACGGTTTCCCCGCCTGGTCTTAATTCTCTTCTAATGTAGTGCAGCTAGCTTTGCATCCGTATTCAACAGCCTATCTCTTACTTACTAATTACACGATTAATTATGCAGATCAAATCTATTTTCTTGTTTGTAGTTCTGCTGGTATTATCCATTACCGGTATGGCCCAGCAACGGACCATTAAAGGTACGGTCATAGACTCGCTCACGCAGCAGCCATTGATCGGCGTGAGTGTGTCTGTGCCCGGCACTCCCAATGGCGTAGCAACAGATGCCAACGGCCATTATACCATTATGATGCCCGGAGGGAAAAACAATCTCCGTTTTTCGTATATAGGTTACAGTGACCTTTCTGTAAAAGCCATCTCCGGCAACGATGTAATGGATGTATCTCTTTCATCCACATCACAGGCGCTTACAGGAGTAGTGATCACCGGTTACACACAGCAAAGCAAATCCCGCACCACCGGCGCTGTCACCAGTCTGCCTGTAGCTATGACCACACAGGCACCGGTAGCCTCCTTCGATGTAATGCTGCAGGGACGTGCACCCGGTTTATATGTCGGTACTCCTACTGGTCAGCCCGGTGAAGCCGGCAGGGTATCTATCCGTGGCCTAGGCTCTATCAACGGAGATGTTAACCCTTTATATGTAGTAGATGGTGTGCCTGTAGCCAACAACTCCTTTGCCGCCCTCAACGCAGAAGACTTTGAAACCATACACGTATTAAAAGATGCAGCCGCCACCGCACAATACGGCTCCAGAGCCGCCAATGGCGTCATCGTGATCACCACCAAAAAAGGAAAAGCCTGGGAAGATGGAAAAGTGCGGGTCAACTACCGCGGCCAGTACGGCGTATCCAATCTCAACAGCTCCAAATGGGATATGATGAACACCGATCAGCGGCTGCAGTTTGAAGAAATACTGCAAGACCCCAGCATGCCAGGATGGGCTTATTCCAAAAATAATCCCAACAAAATGGTGAATGGTACGCTGGTACCTAAAACAGCGGAAGACTTTGCCTTTGGCACCCAATATCTCGATAGCCTCCGGAAGATCAACACCGACTGGCGCAAACACCTGTTACGCCAGGGCCGCATCCAGACACATTCCCTGAATGTTTCCGGTGGCAACGAAAAAACAACTTTCTATCTCTCCGGTGGATATTTTAATCAGCAAGGTATTGCGCTGAATTCTGGCCTGGAGCGTTATAGCCTGCGCGGCAACATACAAAACCGCAGCGGCAGATTTAAAACCACATTGAACATCGGTATCTCCACCGCTACCATCAAATATATACAGGATGAAGGTGTAGCAGAAGAAGGCGGCGCAGCTGTCGGCGGCGGCGGCATCACCGAAAAAAATCCTATCGCAGCATTATACTATGCATTACCATATGAGTCTCCTTATGGCAAACCAGGTTCCGGCCGCTATGGCGCCAATGCACTCGACGCCTATGCCAACAGTCTGAAAAAAGATAACCAGATAAAAGGCGTGATGTCTTTGAATGAAACCGTAGACCTCAGCAAAGAGTTTCAGTTGACCGGTACTGTTGGTATGGACTTCCAGCAGAACAACACCACCGAATACCTTACACCTGATTCCTGGTATGGTAAACTGGTGAGCAACGGTAACCAGGGCTCTTATCAGAGAGGACTGAACAACCGCCTTGGACTGGTGGCCACCGGCGGATTACGCTATAACAAACAATGGGGCAAAAACCATGAAATAGAAGCCAACCTCTTATCTGAAATCAATAAAATAAAAGGTAACGGTTTCGGCTACACGGGGTATGGTCTTGTTTCCGAACTGCCTGGTACACCTGCTGGTATTACTCCCGGCACACCGGATAACAACTTTATTCCCACCCTCAGCGGACAAACAACACCCAACAGATTACTGGTATCACAGATTGGACTGTTCCGTTATTCCTACGGTGACAAATATACGTTTTCTGCCAGCCTGCGCCGCGATGGATCTTCCCAGGTGCCTGCTAACAACCGTTACAAATTCTTCTACGCCTTTGGTGGTAACTGGAACATCCTGGCAGAAGATTTTATGAAAGAAACACATGCCTTCAGCACCCTGCGCCTGAGAGCCAGCTACGGTCTTACCGGCAATGCCGGTGGCTTCACCAGCGACTATGGCTTCAGAACCTTATACAGCCCTGCTGATTACAACGGTAATAAAACACTGGTTCCTATTACACCCGGCAACCCTGCCTACAACTGGGAAATGAACCGTATCGGCGATGTGGGACTTGAGTTTGGTTTCTTCCGCAACAGACTGCGTGGTGAAATAGATGTGTACAACCGTGTTACAGAAGGTTTGTTTGTAAACCGTAACCTCTCCATCACTACCGGCTTTGCTACGATAGCCGCCAATGCCGGCAAAGTACGTAACCGTGGTATAGAGCTGATGCTGGAAGGTGATGCTATCAAAAACAGAGACTTCTCCCTGACCCTGGGCGTGAATCTGGCCTATAACAAAAACAAAATTCTGAGTCTGGGTGGAGAAGAACAGATCTTTGCCGACGAAGCTACTATGAACATGGTAGGCCGTCCGCTGGGCAGCTTCTACGCCGTACGCTGGCAAGGAGTAGATCCGCAGACAGGTGCACCGATCTATCTGGATAAAGAAGGAAAAGAAACCAATACCTACAATCCCGATGATGCCGTACCGATGAAGGCCACCTACGATCCGCCACTGATCGGTGGTGCCACAATGAGCATCCGTTACAAACGTTTCGACCTGTCTATGCTGGTGAGCTTTATCCATGGTATGTCCCGTCTCAACTATCCTGACCTGTATGCACACTCCGGCAGTCCCAACTACCGCCAGTACAGCCAGTCTAAAGACATGCTCAGCATATGGCAGAAACCAGGCGATGTAAGCCAGTATCCCGGCGCACAGTATGCCACTTATTTTACTTCCAGAAATGTGACCAGTGCGGATTATGTGAAGTTGCGCAATATCACCCTCGGATACAATGTACCTATCCCTGCACGCATGACCGGCGCCATCCGTAATGTTAAAGTGTTTGCCAGCGGCCAGAACCTGCTGTCGATCATGAAATGGCGTGGCTTCGATCCGGAAGATGCCAACGATATCGCACAATACGAATACCCGATGCCTCGCACTATCACCGGTGGTATCAATGTAACCTTCTAAAACCTGATCAGATATGAATTACGCTATTATAAAAAGGGCAGTGACTATTTTCACTGCCGCCACTTTCACCCTCTACTCCACTTCCTGCAACAAGATGCTGGATGTAAAACCTACCGACCAGGTAGATGGTAATGAAATTTTTAATTCGCTTACAACTGTTAACCGCGCCGTCCTCGGCGTTTACGCCGGATGGCAGCCGGAATCCACCTTACGCATCGGCTCCGTGATGGCAGACGAATGCAGGATAGGGTTAAAAAATGCCGGTGTGAACGGCTCCGCCCAAAACCTCTTCAGATGGTCGTTTGCAGGTGGTGATGTCGAAATCGCCAGCCCCTGGACCAATGCCTACCAGGTGATCACCCGTGTGAACCGTATTCTGGAAGGACTCGACAAGGTGCCTGTCAACAACGATACAGAAGAACAGCAGAAACAACAACTGCGTGGTGAATTGCTTGCCATCCGCGCATTTGAACACTTTGAGCTGTACCGCAATTTCAGTTAT
Encoded proteins:
- a CDS encoding carcinine hydrolase/isopenicillin-N N-acyltransferase family protein — protein: MKPFILLCWLCLFTGVLPAAACSILYYIDAQTGKIYAVNNEDYWYDVNPYIKILPHKDNQLARLWYGWNGRAQGGVNEAGLFFDGATTPLEKRIKGYSNPSGNLGDEILATCSTVEEALTLLEEKKVALTDGHMLLGDRFGHATVVEWVDGKRNLINIKDNVLMATNFLLTDKEKGNYPCPRYAAMEAAVKQLQAAGKPAGLKEIGNIAARAVQPKAMGPHHREYGTLYSSFINITDMELVLVYKLDNSKLTKLDLKAEFAKPTEQTIRLQ
- a CDS encoding response regulator transcription factor yields the protein MNILLIEDEPRVAAFIRKGLEAHQHTVTVAYDGQDGCHVAMQYDYDLVILDRLLPTLHGLEVCRRIKSHKKGLPILMLTALGTVRDKVQGFESGADDYMPKPFHFDELLARINALHRRGQTVTPAAVYRVADLELNCYNRTVFRDNKEIFLTVKEFSLLEVLITNKNRVLSRAHMAETVWGIDFNRGTNLIDVYINYLRAKVDKGFSKPLIHTVIGVGYVLREM
- a CDS encoding sensor histidine kinase, yielding MTVRNRLSLQFTFLFAVLLFILLAGIYSLVERNRKISFYDKLEDRAMTVAQFYLAEDNLSQEGFLAVLKKYPRSLNQEVIRIYNNQFEPVFIKEDTVRWDKTTLQQVVSQKRIRFTRNGQQACAIYYMDNSGNFIIVATAVDSNGIENMRQLAWIMSIAFLLSLLITYILGRIFSRMALSPINHVIDNVRTIRATSLDKRLHVNAHKTDEIDELSITINHLLEHLEQSFEAQRVFIANASHELRTPITAILGEAEIALLQNRNTEEYKTTLRNVVEDATKLTSLISSLLELAQANMDNNDLQQVSMNELLWEVVDEWSNNGHYPVKIVFRFGLDVSKVTMQGHRHLLFLALSNVVKNAIKFSAGEEVYCELNATDTQIHVTVSDKGIGIPEGETEKIFRPFYRSANAMSYAGFGIGLSLTEKIVRLHNGAIHVHSSSGAGTTFRFVFPR
- a CDS encoding carboxylesterase family protein, which produces MKKNISVFALLALLLSLAVAAQQQPTAYSLVHSTANPKHVDSIKAAIRGIDAHVFQPYQFRTIKYRLLTPLSVGRNKRYPLVLVLHGSGAVGTDNISQLGILAKMWAMQDIRKDYPAYVVAPQFPERSSNYVMDSIRGMLVSVPGPNTNTVLQLIDSLKQVLSVDTNRIYVIGFSMGASSVYNSIGLRPGLFAAGVAVSGIPDFNHLPVLASTPLWTIHGNADHENPFRTDSLLQQTLRGSRQRFWEADQLGHEIYSELYTTAILPAWLFSQQR
- a CDS encoding SusC/RagA family TonB-linked outer membrane protein, giving the protein MFVVLLVLSITGMAQQRTIKGTVIDSLTQQPLIGVSVSVPGTPNGVATDANGHYTIMMPGGKNNLRFSYIGYSDLSVKAISGNDVMDVSLSSTSQALTGVVITGYTQQSKSRTTGAVTSLPVAMTTQAPVASFDVMLQGRAPGLYVGTPTGQPGEAGRVSIRGLGSINGDVNPLYVVDGVPVANNSFAALNAEDFETIHVLKDAAATAQYGSRAANGVIVITTKKGKAWEDGKVRVNYRGQYGVSNLNSSKWDMMNTDQRLQFEEILQDPSMPGWAYSKNNPNKMVNGTLVPKTAEDFAFGTQYLDSLRKINTDWRKHLLRQGRIQTHSLNVSGGNEKTTFYLSGGYFNQQGIALNSGLERYSLRGNIQNRSGRFKTTLNIGISTATIKYIQDEGVAEEGGAAVGGGGITEKNPIAALYYALPYESPYGKPGSGRYGANALDAYANSLKKDNQIKGVMSLNETVDLSKEFQLTGTVGMDFQQNNTTEYLTPDSWYGKLVSNGNQGSYQRGLNNRLGLVATGGLRYNKQWGKNHEIEANLLSEINKIKGNGFGYTGYGLVSELPGTPAGITPGTPDNNFIPTLSGQTTPNRLLVSQIGLFRYSYGDKYTFSASLRRDGSSQVPANNRYKFFYAFGGNWNILAEDFMKETHAFSTLRLRASYGLTGNAGGFTSDYGFRTLYSPADYNGNKTLVPITPGNPAYNWEMNRIGDVGLEFGFFRNRLRGEIDVYNRVTEGLFVNRNLSITTGFATIAANAGKVRNRGIELMLEGDAIKNRDFSLTLGVNLAYNKNKILSLGGEEQIFADEATMNMVGRPLGSFYAVRWQGVDPQTGAPIYLDKEGKETNTYNPDDAVPMKATYDPPLIGGATMSIRYKRFDLSMLVSFIHGMSRLNYPDLYAHSGSPNYRQYSQSKDMLSIWQKPGDVSQYPGAQYATYFTSRNVTSADYVKLRNITLGYNVPIPARMTGAIRNVKVFASGQNLLSIMKWRGFDPEDANDIAQYEYPMPRTITGGINVTF
- a CDS encoding DUF4397 domain-containing protein; amino-acid sequence: MEKNTLLLTVFAAVGLLSCKEDKNKPAAQQALLMAVNAAPQAGPVNVVYNDRKRVNKLPYGSYSNRYGNAYRSITTLDTDDLMVETEDGKVVIADNLCVEQGKKYSLFIYDTLQGSPSRLNYSLVPDNIPAPAIGQAQVRFLHLSPDAAPVLVDIFKETDSVRLTATPMPYLANIRKPAEVAGFKPVKGGVYQVKVKQLHGDIMETILDIPRVKLADRGTITLYLKGLMNGQPPYSLDLGLIRH
- a CDS encoding ArsO family NAD(P)H-dependent flavin-containing monooxygenase produces the protein MEYDVIIIGGGQSALAVAYYLRRTSLRYLLLDSEARPGGAWQHAWHSLSLFSPAQWSSLPGIFMPGGQQHYPSRDETIHYLQEYENRYQFPVQRPVKVLSVEKEGNIYLLQTSAGSYRARAVVSATGSFANPYIPDIPGKDLFLGNILHSSQYREPGAFSGQRVAIVGEGNSGAQLLADISPVADTLWITRQAPEFLPDHIDGKYLFDAATMQYEAMQQGKDFQRPSLGHIVMVPSVKTARANGVYQHYLPSFDYFYPEGIGWKDGKKETADAVIFCTGFRPVLEHLRPLGIIHPNGRIETKGTRATTIAGLWLVGYGQWTGFASATLIGVGRTARQTVDELNNYLQ